The following DNA comes from Ardenticatenales bacterium.
ATGTTTGATCCGACGACGGCAAGTTATTTTTTGATTGCGCGGGATGTAGAAAATATGCCGGCATCTCCCCGTCCGGCGGCGCGTTCAGAATTGAGTTCCATTCTCGCCGACGTCAAGAAACGCGCGGACGCAACCCGGCTAACCGTTTCCGAGCTTCCCTATTGGGTCAAGCAAATGGCTCCCCCGGAAGTGCGCGCCGAGATGGGTATGTCTCAAGTTGAATCTGACGAGTACGCCCACGCAATCCCCACCCTTTCATTCAGTAACGCAGAAGCCCTTCCCCCGCGCATTGATCAGGAGATGCTCACTTTTCTCTCCAAAGCAATGGATAGCAAGGAAGACATAGAGCTGACGGCGGACATCCTGACCAGGCTCGCCCCCGACGAGCCGGCTCCTGCCCCAGAACCGGAGTCCGCCGCGCCGCCCCCCGCCGCGGAGACACCGCCGCCGGATCACGAAGCCTCTGCCGCCTCTCTTCCCCCATCACCCGTATCCCCCGAAGAACTGCCACCGCCGCAAACCGCGCCACGGCGCAGCGTTGTCACCGAACTACAGCCGGAAATCGTTCAGGCCAACAACAGCCGCGAGCGACTTCTGCTCTTCGTCATCGTCATGCTGGCCTTGACCTTGTTTGTCGTCATGCTCCTCCTCTTTCTTTCCCTATAACCCTCGCCTGCCCGGCGCGCCCATTCCTCATTTTATCGTAACTGCTAAGCCAGATTGGCCCCATTTTCTCTGGTGAAAATGGACATTGGGCGTGTGAAATTGGTCCAATCTCCAGAGAGCGTTAGTAGTTGCATTTTATCTACCCTTTTGGCGCGTAATTGCTACAATCAATTGCCACGCGCGGAAATCGCCGCACCCAGTCTGGACGTATACAATCGGCGCCAGATGTTGTTTCCCGACCGCTGTCCCGGTTGGTGGCGGCCTGCTGGCGGCCATTCACCAACGACTGCTTCTCTTTTAGGAGACCGCTCATGTCCGAACCCAAAACGATCATTTGTCTAGCCAGTTTTTTCAAGGGGGAAGCTTTCATGCGCCTGTGCAAGGAGGAAGGCGCGCGTGTGATCCTCATCACGAAAGAGAATTTGAAAGACGAAGCATGGCCCTGGGATGCCATTGACGAAGCCTTTTTCATGCCTAACCTATCCAGGCAACCGGACATTACCTACGCCGTCAGTTATCTGGCGCGACACCGTATCGTTGACCAGGTGATGCCGCTTGATGATTACGACGTGCCCACTGCCGCCGATCTGCGTGAGCATTTGCGTTTGCCGGGCATGGGAGCCACGGTCACGCGCTATTTCCGCGATAAGCTGGCAATGCGCATGGGGGCGCAGGCTGGGGGGCTGCTGGTCCCGCCATTCTCGGGTGTCTTCAATCACGGACAGTTGCAGCAATACATGGACCACGTTCCTGGGCCATGGGTGTTGAAGCCCCGCACGGAAGCGGGGGCTATGGGCATCAAGAAGATCAACGCCCAGGCGGAATTGTGGCCTTTGTTGGAGAAGTTGGGGGATGAGCAATCCTTTTTCCTGTTGGAGCAGTTCATTCCGGGTGATGTTTACCACGTGGATTCTCTCATTCGAGATGGGGAGGTCATTTTTGCCGTGGCGCACAAATATGGTCGCCCACCGATGCAGGTGGCGCACCAGGGAGGCGTCTTTATCACGCGCACCTTGCCCCGCGAAGGGGAAGAAGCGACGACGCTGCGCGCTCTAAACGCGCAGCTTATGCGTGCCTTGGGGATGCGGAATGGCGTGTCACACACGGAGTTCATTCGCGCCCACGCCGATGGTCGCTTTTATTTTCTGGAGACGGCGGCGCGCGTCGGCGGCGCGAACATTGCGGAAACCGTGGAATATGCTACGGGGCTGAACTTGTGGCGTGAATGGGCGCGGATGACCATGTGCCAGTTACGTGGGCAGCGGTATGAACTCCCACCCGTGCGCGCCGATTATGCCGGCATTCTCATCTGCCTGGCGCGACAGGAACACCCCGATTTATCCGCTTATCAGGATGCGGAGATTGTCTATCGCCTGCACAAGAAGCAACACGCGGGGTTGATTGTGGCTTCGCACGATGCGGGGCGCATTGAGTATCTGTTGCAGGAATACGGTGACCGCTTCGCGCGGGATTTTCTGGCGGTGGCCCCACCGCTGGACAAAGCCCCGCAGTAGGCTCTTTGGGATTTGATGGGGTCTTGTCATTCAGGGCGTGGCCCATCCTCATGAGGGCGTGGGGGCGGATTCCAGCCGGCGCAAGCGGTAGAGCAGGGGGAGCAGCGTCAGGTTCATTACGCCGAGCAGGGCGAAGAGCCAGCGAAAGTCGATTGTGTCAATCAAGCCCGTAGTCGTGGCCTGCCCCAACCCCGTCCCCACGTTGCCGATAGCCATGAAGATGGCGAAGGTGGCCGCGCCTAGCCGCGGGTCCGCATTGAGCATCGCCAGGGTGACGAAGATCAGCTCCACGGCCGCCAGGCACATGCCCCAGACGAGCGTCATGGTCAGCACGTTTTCCAGCGATGTGAAGAGAGCGATGCCCAACAGCGTGAGCGAGATCAGGACGGTGACGCCCACGCCCCGCGTCCAGATGGTGAATTTGCGATCCAGGGCCATGACGATGCCGCCGCCAATGAGCATGCCCAGGCCGCCCAACGCCGCCGCGTCGCCGACCTGTACCAGGCTGGCCCCCAGACCTTCGTTGGCGAAGAGGGCGACAATGGCATTGGCTCCGTAGGCCACGAAGGAGTAGAGAATGCCGAAGACCATCAGGAGGCGGACGCGCGGCTGCCAGAGGGCGCGCAAGGCATTCCAATCAAACGTGCGTGTGGGGGGACGTTCTTCTGGTTCGCGCACGCGCCATAATAGAAGCAAAGGCGTGAGGGAGAAGAAGGTGGCGGCGACGAAAACGACGCCCCATCCGAATTCCGTGATGACGCGGCCATAGGCGGCGGCCAGCATCACCAGCCCCAGTGACCGCCCGATGACCATGCTGCCCTGGACCAGGCCCATTTCTTCGGGAGGGGTGACATCGACGGCGAGGCCGTCGGTGACGGTATCGTAGAGGGCGACGCCGAGGGCGATGAGCAAGGAGACGGCGAGGAATAGGGGGAAGTAGGTGACGGGAGGGATGAAGGCGGCGAGGCAGAGGCTGCCGGCCGTGATGCATAATCCGCTGATCATGTAGGGAAGGCGATGCCCGCGCCCAAACAGACTCACTTTGTCGCTGAGGAGGCCAATGCCGATCTTGAGGATGAAGGGAATAACGAGCAGGCCGTTGAGCCAGGCTAACTGCTGCGCGGAGGCGTTGAAGGCGCGCAGGTAGAGGTTGTTGAAGACGAGGACGTAGGCGAAGAGCGCGCCTTGTACAAAATAGAGCAGGCCGAACAAGCTTAAACGACCTGAACGACGATCAGTAATGGAGGTGGTGGCTGCGAGCATGGTGGATTCCGGGTGACGAAAGAGCGTGATGCGTTGAATTGTGTTTGGAGATGGGCGGGCCGCACAGGCGATGGCGCGGATTGGTTCAGGACTGATGATGAAATTAGAGATGGAATTGCATCGTCCGTTTGCAGGAGCGGTTAGGAAATGACTTCGTCATCTAATTTAATTTCCGTTCCTTATTTCGGCGGATTGGATGCGGTCAAGGCGGAAGGTGCGTTGCGCCTGCCGTAGATGGCAGAAGGCGACGAGATAGGTGACGCCTTCATATTGGGTGGGGTAGAGGGGGGTGATGGTGCGTTCGGTGCGTTGGTATTGGTCGAGGTAGATGATGTTGAGTTGCCGGCATTCTACCATTGCCGTTTCGATTGAAGCAGGGAGAGAGAATCGCGGCGGAGGGGGCGCAAAGATGGGGCCGCCCTGCGCGTGTAGCAAGTCGCCCACGGTGTCCAGACGGCGCTGCGCCAGCAGTCGCGCCATCTCTTTGAGGACGGCAGCGGTGGTGTAGACATCGCTGAGGGCACGATGGGCGCGCCCGACGCGCACGCCCAGTTTGCTGGCGATGTGTCCGAGGTTATTGCGGCCGAAGAAGAAGTGGCGGCGGGCAAGTTGCAGGGTGCAGAGCCAGGGGTTGGGCAGTGTGGCGGGGGAGGCGTGAATGCCGGCAATATAAAACTCCATGCCCAGGAAACCCGCATCAAAAGCCGCATTGTGCGCGACCAGCAGCGCCCCGTCCATTATCTCCATCAGCCGTGGCTGTAGCAGGCCAAACACCGGTTGCCCAAGCAAATCCTCGTCACGAATGCCATTCACCTTGCTGGCCTCCGGATCCATGGGCCGTTCCGGGTTGATGAGTTGACTTACTTCTTCTACTTTCTGCCAGTTTTCCAGCCGCACCGCGGCCACTTCCACGACGCGATGCCCCAATTCTGGGCGCAATCCAGTGGTTTCGGTATCCAGCACAACAAGGGGGATGTCAGACAGCTTCTGTTCGGCAAACATAGTGGTTGAGTGGGGAGTCGTCAGTTGGTCGTTGTCGGTTGATAGCGCAGCCCACGTCGCGGTTTTAGGAGGGGGCTTTCCATGTTCACAGTCCTTCAGAAACAAAATGGACCGCTGGCATGAGCGCAATCCTTCATGATTATAGCGCGTTGTGGTTGTCCTGGACCATTCTTGCGCAGCAACGGGAATTTGCCGTTCGGCGCGCATTGCCGCTAAAAACCAACTATGCTATAATCTTTGTACTTAGGCGTAGATTGTCATCACCTAAAGTGGGCAGCCCCCACTTTTTTGCTTTATTATAGGGTAAGAACATCGCTTCCCGAAACGGAAAACGGATTTTGGGAAGCGGCACACTCAATTCTCTGTAGGGTTGGCTCCGTGAAAAGTGAATTTCTTCTCGCATTTAATGAAATATGCCAGGCGCGTGGCCTGCCACAAGAAGTCGTCATCGAAGCGCTAAAGACGGCGCTGGTTTCGGCTTATCGGCGCAACGTGAATGCCAGCAGCAACCAACAGGTTACGGTCGAAATTGACCGACACACTGGCGAACCGACGATTTATGCCGAAAAAGAAGTGGTGGATTCGATCATTGATGATCGCACTGAAGTGCGTATTGTGGACGCGCGGGCGGCGGGCTACGCGGACGTGCAAATGGGTGACATGGTGCTGATGGACAGCACGCCACCCCATTTTGGCCGCATTGCCGCGCAGACGGCGAAGCAGGTGATCTTGCAGCGCGTGCGCGAAGCGGAGCGAGAACAGTTGTATGAGGATTTCTCTGCCCGCGAAGGCGAAATTGTCAACGGAACCGTGCAAAGCATCAGCGGGCAAAACATCACGATAGGCCTGGGACGCACGGAGGCGCTGCTGCCGCGCAGCCAACAGGTGGGCGGCGAACGGTATCGCCCCCATGACAAGATTCGTGTCTATGTGTTGGAAGTGCGCCGTACCAGCCGCGGTCCGCAGATTATCGTCAGCCGCAACCACCGCAATTTGCTGCGCCGCCTCCTGGAATTGGAAGTGCCGGAGATCTACAACGGGCAGGTGGAAATTAAGAGCATTGCCCGGGAAGCGGGAGCGCGCTCCAAAGTGGCCGTGATGGCCTTGCAGCCGGGGGTTGACCCGGTAGGGGCGTGCGTGGGGATGCGCGGTGTGCGTATTCAGAGCATTGTGCGCGAGTTGAACGACGAGAAAATCGACGTCATCGAGTGGGATGCGGACCAACCTGCTTTTATTGCCAAAGCGTTGAGTCCGGCGCGCGTCTCGCAAGTTTTCCTGGAAGACCACCCGGAGGAAGGGAAGACGGCCGTGGTGATTGTGCCGGATGACCAGCTTTCGCTGGCGATTGGGCGCGAGGGACAGAACGCGCGCCTGGCGGCGAAGCTGACGAGCTGGCGTATCGACATCAAGAGTTTGACGGAAGCGGCGGCGGAGTCGCTGCAACTGCTGGATAGCCCGGCGGTGGAACGGAATGTGGCGCGCAACAAGGAGCTTTTGGAGCAGGTGCAGTTGGTGCTGGCGAAGAAAGAGGCGTCGCGCCCGATTACGGCGGAAGATTACAATCTCTTGAATCGTTTTGTCGCCAGTACGTTGGGGCGGGTGCTGCGTGAGCGTGCAAACCGGTTGGAGGAGAGCCGTAAGAAGCGGTTGGAGGCACGGAAGCAGGTGCCGAAGGAAGCGTGGGAGGTGTCGATTGATGTGTTGGATTTGCCGGCACGTGTCATGAACCTCCTGAAGGAAAATGAACTCGCCAGCGTTGGCGATGTGCTTTTCCAGATTGAACTGGGTGATGAAGCCCTGCTTGATTTGAAAGGGTTTGGCGAAAAGTCGCTGGAGACACTCCAGGAAGCGATTGAAGCGTATTATGCCGGTGTGGTAATGCCGGCAGAACCGGTCGCCGCTATCATCGAAGAAGTGGAAATAGAAGCCGCCCCGACCATGGTGGTGGAAGAAGCCGAAGAGGAAGAGGCCGCGCCGGAAGTTGTCGCGGCTGCCGCCGTGAGCGTGGAAGAGGCGGAAGTAGAGGAAGAAGAAGAAGAAGAAGTGGCCGAGGCGGAAGCGGAACCGGAACCGGTGGTGGAGGCGGAAGTTGTCGCGCCCCCCGTGGCCCCGCTGGACGACCTGGCCGCACCGTTGGTGGAACCCGTGGCGCCGAAGAAGCCGGCCAAGCCTAAGCCCACGATTGTCGTGGTTACGGAACCCGCGCCGGGAGAAACGGAGCAGGTTGCGGATACGACGGGCGCGCGCGCGGGCACCAAAAAGCCACACAAGGGCAAGCAACTGGTCTACAATGAATCGACGGGCGAAGTGGTAACGAAGCGGAAGCGGAAGGGCAGTCGCCGCCGCGAAAGCTGGGAAGATTATGACGAGTTCGAAGATTTTTAATCATGGACATCAGGTAGCCTGAGCATGTTCTGGCCAGCAGCACCTGACCAAGACGCGGGCGTTGTTGCGTTGGTGTCGGAATGAGCGTGACGAGAATGCCGGCAAAAACGCAACCACGCCGCAAACACGTACCACAACGTACGTGCATAGCCTGTGGGCAAAAGAGCGACAAGCGCCGCCTTACCCGGTTGGTGCGCGTGCCCGATGAGGGCGTTGTCGTTGACCCCACCGGCAAACGCAACGGGCGCGGCGCCTACTTGTGCGACCGTCCCGCCTGTTGGGAGAAAGCCCTCAGCAGCGCGATTCTGAATCGGGCACTGGGCGGCGAGTTGACAACCGCGGAAAAACAGTCAATCGCGGCACATAAGCCGGTCACCGTTGACCGTGAGCAGTCACAGACAGGGAATGATGAACATCATGTAATGACACGTTGAGTTTCCCTGCGTGCGACTGGCTCAACACGGCAGCAACCCAGGTGGCCGGCGCTTTGGCGAGGACAGGTTCCTGACCCTTCCTCACAAGGTGTCGGCTATCTTTTTTTGCGCGCCTGCGCGCCCGGTCCAACACGGCCCGGTTGCCACAAATCCGTCAAACACCGCGAAGCTGACAGTAAAACATTTACAGAACCGGTTTGCGTAGACCGTATTACAGCGCAGGGAGAATCTATGACGACTCCAATAAAGAAATTAATTGAACTGCCCGATTTCATAACCGTTCGTGATCTGGCGACGATGATGGATATTAGCCCAATTGTCGTCATCAAGGAGTTGATGACGAGCGGTATCATGGTAAATATCAATCAGCAGATTGATTTTGATACGGCGGCTATCGTCGCGGGTGAACTCGGGTTTGAAGCGGTGCCGTTTGCGGAGGAAATGCCGGCAGAAGAGGAAGAAGCCGACCGTCCCGCATGGCGACAAATCCTGGCGCACGAGGAAGAGAAAAACCTCGTGCCGCGCCCCCCCGTCATCACCATGCTCGGGCACGTAGACCACGGCAAAACCTCCCTCCTCGACGTTATTCGCTCCACCAACGTCCAGGCCGGTGAAGTTGGCGGCATCACCCAACACATTGGCGCTTACCAGATCGAACACGAAGGCAAAACTATCACCTTCCTCGACACACCCGGCCACGAGGCCTTCACCGCCATGCGTGCCCGCGGCGCGCAGGCCACCGACATCGCCATCCTCGTCGTCGCCGCCGACGACGGCGTCATGCCCCAGACGCGCGAAGCTGCCGACCACGCCCGCGCCGCCCACGTCGCCATCATCGTAGCCCTCAACAAGATCGATCTCCCTGCTGCCAACCCCAGCCGCGTCAAACAACAACTGGCCGAAATTGGCCTCGTCCCCGATGATTGGGACGGCGACACCATGGTCATTGAAGTCTCCGCCAGGGAACAATGGGGCATCGAAGACCTGATCGAAGCCATCTTGCTCATTGCCGAAGATTTGCGTCCGCGGGCCAACCCCAACGCCTCCCCCACCGGAACCGTCCTCGAAGCCCGTATTGAAAAAGGGCGCGGCGCGATGACGACCTTGCTCGTGCAAAACGGTACGCTTAAAGTTGGCGACACCCTGCTCATCGGCGAACATTATGGCCGCATTCGCTCCATGTTTGATTATCGTGGCAAGCGTACGCAGAAAGCCGGCCCCTCCACCCCCGTGTCTGTCTCCGGCTTGAACGGTATTCCCCAGGCCGGCGACCAGTTCGTCATCGTGGAAAACGAGAAAACGGCGCGCAAGGTCGTGGCGGAAATGACCCTGGAGCGCGGACGGGAAGTGAAGGAGAAACGCGCCGCCACCCTGGATGATTTCTTCGCCCGGCTGCTCGAGGGCGAAGCAAAAACCCTGAACCTGATCATCAAGGCCGACGTGCAAGGCTCCCTGGAACCGATTGTCACTTCCCTGAACAAACTGAATCAGGATGAAGTCAATCTGGAAATCTTGCGCGCTGCCACCGGCGACATCACCGAAAACGACATCATGCTGGCTTCCGCCTCCGATGCCGTTGTTCTTGGCTTCAACGTTTCCGTGGACCCGGCAGCCCGCGTTACCGCCAGCACCGAAGAGGTGGAAATCAAGCTGTATAGTATCATCTATCACTTGCTGGAAGATATTGAGCGAGCCATGCGCGGCATGTTGGCGCCCCAATACGAAGAGGTCATCATTGGCCGCGCCGAGGTGCGCCAGATCTTCCACATTCGCAACGTCAGCACGGTGGCCGGCTGCTTCATGCGCACCGGCGAGGCACGCCGCAACGCCAGCGCCCGCGTCATTCGCAATAACACGCTGCTTCATGCCGGCAATGTTTCCAGTCTGAAACATTTGCAAGAAAACGTGCGCGAAGTGCGGGCCGGCTTTGAGTTCGGCGTTTCCCTGGCAAACTGGAATGACATCAAACCGGGCGACATCATTGAGTTCTTCGTCTCGCAACGCAAAGAAATCGTGTAACGCGCGGCCTGACCGTCCTGTTCATCTTTGGATACGGCTATGAGTAAAATACGACAGCAGCGCACCGCCGAGCAAATTCGCACCCTCTTGAGCGAACTGATCCTGCGCGAACTGCGCGACCCGCGCGTCCAGGGTGTGACCATCACGGAAGTGAAGATCGACCGCGAACTCCAGTCCGCCGACATCTACGTCGGCGCCCTGGGGGATGATGCGCGGGAAGAGGATGTGATGGCCGGGCTGCACAGCGCCAGCGGCTTCATGCGCCGCGAATTGGGCCACAGCTTGCGTTTGCGCACCGTGCCCATGCTGCATTTCCACTGGGATCCCACCCTTTTCCAGGCAGAACACATTCACCAACTACTGGACCAACTCGGCGACTTGGACGCTGACGAAGAGGAGTAAGCGTGCCCCCGGAAACGACCACGGCCGTTCTGGATACTTTGCGCCCCGCCCAAAATATCCTGATCATTACCCACATCGCCCCTGATGGCGACGCCATTGGTTCCCTCACGGGCATGGGCCTGATCCTGCGCCAGATGGGCAAAAACGTCACACTGGCTTGCGACGATCCCGTGCCCGACCATCTGCGTTTTTTGCCGGACGTGGACGCCGTGCGCCAGCCCCAAATCGAAGGGGCGTTTGACCTGATTGTGGCGGTGGATTGTGGTGATGAGGAGCGCATGGGGCAGTCGCTGACGCTGCTGGGTAATCCACGCCCGCCCATTCTGAACATCGACCACCACATCACCAACACCTGCTTTGGCGTCACCAACCTGGTGGATGGCACAACCACGTCCACGGCGGAAATCCTCTTCAATCTGCTCCCCGTTTTGGGCGTGTCGCTCACGCCGGACATTGCCCGCAGTCTGCTTACGGGCATCGTCACGGACACGCTGGGCTTCCGCATTGCCGGCGTGACGGCGCAAACCATCAGCGCCGCCAGCGTCCTGATGGAAGCAGGCGCGGACCTGACGATGATCACCATGCAGGCATTGAACCTGAAACCGCTTTCCACTTTGCGTATGTATCAGAAAGGGCTGGCAAATATGCAGCTCCGCGACGGCTTGTTGTGGACGTGTGTCAGTTATGCGGAGCAGCAGGAGGTGGGGTATGACCAGGCCAGCAGCGCTGGGTTGGTGAGCATGTTGGGCAACACGAGCGAGGCGGCGTTTGGCGTGGTGCTGATGGAGATGGCGGATGGGCGGGTGAGCGTGGGTTTTCGCTGTCGCCCGCCGTGGAGCGTGTCAGAGTTGGCGACCAGCCTGGGCGGCGGCGGTCATGCGTTGGCCTCTGGCTGTACCATTTCGGGGCCGTTGGCGGCGGCGGAGCAGTTGATTGTGTCCCGCGGCCTGGCGGAGATTAAACGGCAGGTGGCGCGGGCGGCTGCCGCGGGATGACGTGGGCGCGGCGGCCGCCGACGCCCCGGTGGAAATCATGACGGACGCATCTCTCCCGTTTGAGGGTGTCTTGAATATCGACAAGCCGTTACGGCTGACGTCGCATGATGTGGTTAGCCAGGTGCGGCGGGTGGGCCATATGCGGCGGGTGGGCCATGCCGGCACGCTCGACCCCCTGGCGACCGGTGTTTTACTCATTTTTCTGGGTCGGGCCACCCGCCTCATCGAATATGTGGCGGAGCAGCGCAAAACGTACGAAACCACCATTCACCTGGGTCTGGAAACCGATACCTACGACGCCGACGGAACTGTCGTGGCGACACGGCCTGTTGCCGTGAGCGCGGCGGACGTGAGCGCGGCTTTGCACGCCTTTCGCGGTGACATAGCCCAGGTTCCGCCGATGTATTCCGCCTTGAAGAAGGATGGGCAGCCGCTGTACAAACTGGCGCGCCGGGGCATCGAAGTAGCCCGCCCCGCGCGTCCGGTGACGATTTATGAATTGGATTTGCTCTCCTGTGAACTGCCTCAGGTGCGCTTGCGGGTGGTGTGTAGTGCCGGCACATACATTCGTAGTCTGGCGCACGATCTGGGGCAAACGCTGGGCTGTGGTGGGCACGTGACTGCCCTGCGACGCACCGCCATTGGCCCGTTCACCGTGGGCGAGGCCACGCCCCTGGCCGCACTCAACCCGGAAACCTTGCCCCACTACCTGCTGCCCGGCGACGTGGCCGTGCGCCACCTGCCCCAGATGACGCTTTCCGCCGAGGAAGCGGCGCACCTGCGCCAGGGCCGTCGCTGGCCGCGCCTGCCGCGCCAGCCGGAAGCGCCGCTGGCGCGGGTCTATGACGAAGTGGGGACGTTTTTGGGATTGGCGGCTGCCGCGGACGGCGAATGGCAGCCGCGCAAGGTGTTTTGAGCGCCATCCGACTGCGATTATTGCGATTACGATTGAGTTCACTGAAAAAACCGGGTTTTTCGAGTGTCCGGCCGAAATAACCAGAGTGGTTCATGTGTAAAAACCCGGTTTTTGGCCTTTTTTCAGTAGAGTCACGATTTAGGACGATGAGAAAATACTTTATTACGATTGCCGGCAACGTCGGCGTCGGCAAATCCACACTCACGCAACGACTGGCGGATCGGCTCGGTTGGGACCCCGTGTTTGAGGCCGTTGCCGAAAATCCCTACCTGGCGGATTTCTATGAAGACATGAGCCGCTGGAGCTTCCACTCGCAGATTTTCTTTCTGGCGCGCCGATTGCAGCAGCACCACCATCTGTTGCAGCGGGGCGGTTCCGTGCTGCAAGACCGCAGCGTCTATGAAGATGCGGAGATATTCGCGCGTAACTTGTTTGAGCAGGGGCACATGAGCCGGCGTGACTGGCAAAACTACCTGGAACTGTACCAGACGTTGTCGCAGATGCTCCAGCCGCCCCATCTCGTCGTTTATCTGCGCGCGTCCGTACCCACGCTGCGCCGCCGTATTCAGCAGCGCGGGCGCAGTTATGAGCAATCCATTTCTGATGCTTATTTGTCGCAACTCAATCGGTTGTATGAGGAGTGGGTGACGGGTTTTACGCTGTCTCCGGTGCTGACGGTGGAGACGGATAACCTGGACTATGTGCAGCGGGATCAGGACCTGGAGCTTATCTGGGGCCGTATTCAGGATCGATTGCACGGGAAGGATTTTCTGGCATTGGGGGGAGCGTGAAAATGCCGGCACATAAATCAAGTTAGCGGAAATGTACGGACAGCGGCTATCTATGATAGCTTGGCACTAACCGTCCGTAAAAAGTGTGCAGTTGTTTTCGGACGGCTACTTAGCCGCGACCTTGACGGCGAAAGGGTTTGCGGATGTCCAGGTTTTCGCCGACAGTGATGAACCGGACATTCACGACGCGGGGCGTCTGTTTTTCCGCGCCCAATCGCCGCCCTCCAAAAAACTGGCAAGAGTCAATGAACAACCTATAATATCCGTATGACACAATCACGTTTCTCCAAATACGCCTGGTTTGTTCTGGCCTTCAACGTGGCCGTAGTTTTGTGGGGCGCGTACGTGCGGGCCACGGGATCGGGTGCCGGCTGCGGGCAGCATTGGCCGCTGTGCAACGGCGTCGTCGTGCCGCGCGCGGCGCGCATTGAGACACTGGTGGAATACAGCCATCGCTTGAGCAGCGCACTGGCGGGTGTTTTTGTTCTCATCCTGCTGGTTTGGGCTTTCCGCGCCTATGAGAAGGGGCATGTCGTCCGCCGTGGAGCCGTCTTCTCCACCATCTTCATCCTCACCGAAGGATTGGTGGGCGCGGGACTGGTTCTCTTTGAACTGGTGGCGCACAATCAATCGCTGGCGCGCGTCTATGCCGTCAGTCTTCACCTGATCAACACCTTCATCTTAATCGCCTTCCTCGCCCTGACGGCGTGGTGGGCTTCCGGCGGTCAGCCGTTGCGCCTGCGTGGGCGCGGCGGGATGCTGTGGACACTGGTGATTGGCGTGGTGGGCATGTTTGCCCTGGGGGTGTCCGGGGCGATTACGGCGCTGGGGGACACGCTCTTCCCCGCCGGATCGCTGGCGGAAGGGTTGCAACAGGATTTTGCGGCAACGGCGCATTTCCTGGTGCGGCTGCGTGTCTGGCATCCGGTGGTGGCGATTGTGGTGGGGCTGTATCTGGCGGTGATTGCCGGCATTTTCCGTGCCGAATTCCAGGGCAACAAACTGCGCGCGCTCACTCGTGCCGTCCAGATCACCTTTATCGTCCAACTCATCGCCGGGTTCGTTAACGTCCTCCTGTTGGCTCCCGTC
Coding sequences within:
- a CDS encoding WYL domain-containing protein, translated to MFAEQKLSDIPLVVLDTETTGLRPELGHRVVEVAAVRLENWQKVEEVSQLINPERPMDPEASKVNGIRDEDLLGQPVFGLLQPRLMEIMDGALLVAHNAAFDAGFLGMEFYIAGIHASPATLPNPWLCTLQLARRHFFFGRNNLGHIASKLGVRVGRAHRALSDVYTTAAVLKEMARLLAQRRLDTVGDLLHAQGGPIFAPPPPRFSLPASIETAMVECRQLNIIYLDQYQRTERTITPLYPTQYEGVTYLVAFCHLRQAQRTFRLDRIQSAEIRNGN
- a CDS encoding ATP-grasp domain-containing protein — translated: MSEPKTIICLASFFKGEAFMRLCKEEGARVILITKENLKDEAWPWDAIDEAFFMPNLSRQPDITYAVSYLARHRIVDQVMPLDDYDVPTAADLREHLRLPGMGATVTRYFRDKLAMRMGAQAGGLLVPPFSGVFNHGQLQQYMDHVPGPWVLKPRTEAGAMGIKKINAQAELWPLLEKLGDEQSFFLLEQFIPGDVYHVDSLIRDGEVIFAVAHKYGRPPMQVAHQGGVFITRTLPREGEEATTLRALNAQLMRALGMRNGVSHTEFIRAHADGRFYFLETAARVGGANIAETVEYATGLNLWREWARMTMCQLRGQRYELPPVRADYAGILICLARQEHPDLSAYQDAEIVYRLHKKQHAGLIVASHDAGRIEYLLQEYGDRFARDFLAVAPPLDKAPQ
- the nusA gene encoding transcription termination/antitermination protein NusA; protein product: MKSEFLLAFNEICQARGLPQEVVIEALKTALVSAYRRNVNASSNQQVTVEIDRHTGEPTIYAEKEVVDSIIDDRTEVRIVDARAAGYADVQMGDMVLMDSTPPHFGRIAAQTAKQVILQRVREAEREQLYEDFSAREGEIVNGTVQSISGQNITIGLGRTEALLPRSQQVGGERYRPHDKIRVYVLEVRRTSRGPQIIVSRNHRNLLRRLLELEVPEIYNGQVEIKSIAREAGARSKVAVMALQPGVDPVGACVGMRGVRIQSIVRELNDEKIDVIEWDADQPAFIAKALSPARVSQVFLEDHPEEGKTAVVIVPDDQLSLAIGREGQNARLAAKLTSWRIDIKSLTEAAAESLQLLDSPAVERNVARNKELLEQVQLVLAKKEASRPITAEDYNLLNRFVASTLGRVLRERANRLEESRKKRLEARKQVPKEAWEVSIDVLDLPARVMNLLKENELASVGDVLFQIELGDEALLDLKGFGEKSLETLQEAIEAYYAGVVMPAEPVAAIIEEVEIEAAPTMVVEEAEEEEAAPEVVAAAAVSVEEAEVEEEEEEEVAEAEAEPEPVVEAEVVAPPVAPLDDLAAPLVEPVAPKKPAKPKPTIVVVTEPAPGETEQVADTTGARAGTKKPHKGKQLVYNESTGEVVTKRKRKGSRRRESWEDYDEFEDF
- a CDS encoding YlxR family protein, producing MPAKTQPRRKHVPQRTCIACGQKSDKRRLTRLVRVPDEGVVVDPTGKRNGRGAYLCDRPACWEKALSSAILNRALGGELTTAEKQSIAAHKPVTVDREQSQTGNDEHHVMTR
- a CDS encoding MFS transporter, with the protein product MLAATTSITDRRSGRLSLFGLLYFVQGALFAYVLVFNNLYLRAFNASAQQLAWLNGLLVIPFILKIGIGLLSDKVSLFGRGHRLPYMISGLCITAGSLCLAAFIPPVTYFPLFLAVSLLIALGVALYDTVTDGLAVDVTPPEEMGLVQGSMVIGRSLGLVMLAAAYGRVITEFGWGVVFVAATFFSLTPLLLLWRVREPEERPPTRTFDWNALRALWQPRVRLLMVFGILYSFVAYGANAIVALFANEGLGASLVQVGDAAALGGLGMLIGGGIVMALDRKFTIWTRGVGVTVLISLTLLGIALFTSLENVLTMTLVWGMCLAAVELIFVTLAMLNADPRLGAATFAIFMAIGNVGTGLGQATTTGLIDTIDFRWLFALLGVMNLTLLPLLYRLRRLESAPTPS